One stretch of Francisella sp. LA112445 DNA includes these proteins:
- a CDS encoding SDR family oxidoreductase, with protein sequence MNLLKDKHILIVGSSSGMGKAIAELCLTKEMKISLCSRRKTNITGDNVFYQSVDIQELSSVEDLITKSIETFGEFDYIVNCAGVMYYQCIENRNYEEWMKTINTNVIGFTNLLYAVLPSLIKNKGMLINITSDAARQAFPGLAIYSGSKAFMEYTLRAIRQELIDKDVRVINIQPGNVATPLQNMSSDHDAVKKYASNDSKCFITPQQIAETIVFAMNQPKNVALNEILIEPQKEPISG encoded by the coding sequence ATGAATCTACTCAAAGATAAACATATTCTAATAGTTGGATCATCTAGCGGAATGGGCAAAGCTATAGCTGAACTATGTCTTACTAAAGAAATGAAGATATCTCTATGCTCTCGCCGCAAGACAAATATCACAGGCGATAATGTTTTTTATCAGTCTGTAGATATTCAAGAGCTAAGTTCTGTGGAGGATCTTATCACTAAATCTATAGAAACCTTTGGCGAATTTGATTATATAGTCAATTGTGCTGGGGTAATGTACTATCAATGTATAGAAAATAGAAATTACGAAGAGTGGATGAAAACTATAAATACCAATGTAATTGGTTTTACAAATCTACTTTACGCAGTTCTACCATCGTTAATCAAAAATAAAGGTATGCTTATTAATATAACTTCTGATGCTGCTAGACAAGCTTTCCCAGGACTTGCGATATACTCTGGATCAAAAGCATTTATGGAATATACCCTAAGAGCAATCCGTCAAGAGCTTATAGATAAGGATGTTAGAGTTATAAATATCCAACCAGGCAATGTTGCAACACCTCTACAGAATATGTCTTCTGATCATGATGCTGTCAAAAAATATGCCAGTAATGACTCTAAATGTTTTATAACACCTCAGCAAATAGCTGAAACAATAGTATTCGCCATGAATCAACCCAAAAATGTCGCTTTAAATGAAATCCTTATAGAACCTCAAAAAGAACCTATTAGTGGTTAA
- a CDS encoding DMT family transporter, with protein sequence MDFKKRAFLFGALSGIFWGLDYTLAGQVHTLLTMTFLVSMWLTSIHDLGVAGTIGVISKSSVKKVKDLKPWQIISICCIPLLGGLAMTMYMLSTKDIATGTAIIISSCYPAVGMIGARIFLRESLTKLKIIGFIIVAIGIALTATNELGDKANGLTGLFFAILAAVFWGLEGVIYKLILNANVEVNTLLFLRKISTIFVFLPVTWLVIDTVNIYILLLILAIGIIGYIADLSYMQAFKHSNVTLAMSLNITYIIWGPLFAFVLFDQDINVIIMIICAILIFLGNFLIFKSKSVY encoded by the coding sequence TTGGATTTTAAGAAAAGAGCATTTCTTTTTGGCGCTTTATCAGGCATTTTCTGGGGACTTGATTATACATTAGCAGGACAAGTTCATACTTTATTAACTATGACTTTCTTAGTTTCAATGTGGCTAACTTCTATTCATGATTTAGGAGTTGCTGGAACTATAGGAGTTATTTCCAAATCATCCGTAAAAAAAGTCAAAGATCTAAAACCATGGCAAATCATAAGTATTTGCTGTATCCCTCTACTAGGTGGCTTAGCAATGACTATGTATATGCTTTCAACCAAAGATATTGCTACAGGAACGGCTATTATAATATCTTCATGTTATCCTGCAGTAGGGATGATCGGAGCTAGAATATTTCTTAGAGAATCACTAACAAAACTTAAGATAATAGGATTTATAATAGTTGCCATAGGGATAGCCTTGACAGCCACAAATGAACTCGGAGACAAAGCAAATGGATTAACTGGTCTATTTTTTGCAATCTTAGCTGCAGTATTTTGGGGGTTAGAAGGAGTTATTTATAAATTAATTCTTAATGCTAATGTTGAGGTTAACACTCTGCTTTTCTTACGTAAAATCTCAACAATATTTGTTTTTTTACCAGTCACATGGCTTGTAATAGATACTGTTAACATTTATATTTTACTTCTAATTCTTGCCATTGGAATTATTGGATATATCGCTGACTTATCATATATGCAAGCTTTTAAACACTCTAATGTAACGCTGGCAATGTCATTAAATATTACTTATATTATTTGGGGGCCTCTATTTGCATTTGTGTTATTTGATCAGGATATTAATGTAATTATTATGATCATTTGTGCCATTCTAATTTTCTTAGGAAACTTTTTAATCTTTAAATCAAAATCAGTATATTAA
- a CDS encoding HAD family acid phosphatase, with translation MTKQNVISFYESDAHSNQVREILEQAKKVIDSQVSLQDCAVVLDIDETSLNHYKSLKDVGFPQEENHNIWNELIAKTDAEPIKPTLDFYQYCINKGIKVFFISARFATYLNATKQALQNAGYVDFEDVFVFPRDISIYSSKDFKNFKAERRAYIESLGYKVLISIGDQSSDLTGGYTLNTFQLPNYLYGENSVF, from the coding sequence ATGACAAAGCAAAATGTTATTTCTTTCTATGAGAGTGATGCTCATAGCAATCAAGTCAGAGAAATCCTTGAACAAGCAAAAAAAGTAATCGATTCACAAGTATCTTTACAAGACTGTGCTGTAGTTCTAGACATTGATGAGACATCTCTAAATCATTATAAATCGCTTAAGGATGTTGGCTTTCCTCAAGAGGAAAATCATAACATCTGGAATGAGCTAATTGCTAAGACAGATGCTGAACCAATAAAGCCAACTTTGGATTTTTATCAATACTGTATTAATAAAGGGATTAAAGTATTTTTTATTAGTGCTAGGTTTGCAACTTATTTAAATGCAACAAAGCAAGCATTACAAAATGCAGGATATGTTGATTTTGAGGATGTATTTGTCTTTCCAAGAGATATCTCAATATATTCTTCTAAAGATTTTAAAAATTTTAAGGCTGAAAGAAGAGCATATATAGAGTCTTTAGGCTATAAGGTGCTTATTTCAATAGGAGACCAATCTTCTGATTTGACAGGTGGTTATACACTGAATACTTTTCAGTTACCAAACTATCTATATGGTGAGAATTCTGTATTTTAA
- a CDS encoding isopenicillin N synthase family oxygenase encodes MNIRSVDYYADNAAEEFTKSLKETGFAVLKTHPIDWNLIQTVYQEWQEFLKSGNADKYMFDVEKQDGYFPKDVSEVAKGETVKDIKHFYHLYFPNGRYPTEVSNAAREMFEKMMKLGETLLQWIDDHMDPSVANKLPQRLRDTVSYENTLLRILHYPAMQGDEEPGAVRAAAHEDINLITLLPIASSPGLQVLSPVSNKWFDVPCDSESLVINIGDMLQEMTHGEYIATKHRVVKPEGEVENLDRISTPCFIHPKSEVYLSDKYPQAGMFLDERLKELGLK; translated from the coding sequence ATGAATATTCGTAGTGTTGACTATTATGCAGATAATGCAGCTGAGGAATTTACAAAATCTTTGAAGGAAACTGGTTTTGCAGTTCTTAAAACCCACCCGATTGATTGGAATCTTATCCAAACAGTTTATCAAGAATGGCAAGAGTTTTTAAAATCAGGTAATGCTGATAAATATATGTTTGATGTTGAGAAGCAAGATGGTTATTTTCCTAAGGATGTTTCTGAAGTTGCAAAAGGTGAAACTGTAAAAGATATTAAGCATTTTTATCACTTATATTTTCCTAATGGTAGATATCCTACAGAAGTTAGTAATGCTGCTCGTGAGATGTTTGAAAAAATGATGAAGTTAGGTGAAACACTTTTACAGTGGATAGATGATCATATGGATCCATCTGTTGCAAATAAGCTTCCTCAAAGATTAAGAGATACTGTTTCTTATGAGAATACACTACTTAGAATCTTACACTATCCTGCTATGCAAGGAGATGAAGAGCCTGGAGCTGTTAGAGCTGCAGCGCATGAAGATATTAATCTAATTACTTTACTGCCAATAGCCTCATCACCAGGACTACAAGTTTTATCACCTGTAAGTAATAAATGGTTTGATGTGCCATGTGATAGTGAATCACTAGTTATAAATATTGGTGATATGCTACAAGAAATGACACATGGTGAATATATTGCAACTAAACATAGAGTTGTCAAGCCAGAAGGTGAAGTTGAAAATTTAGATAGAATTTCAACACCATGCTTTATTCATCCAAAATCTGAAGTCTATTTATCTGATAAATACCCTCAAGCTGGAATGTTTTTAGACGAGAGATTAAAAGAATTAGGCCTAAAGTAA
- a CDS encoding PGPGW domain-containing protein, with the protein MFIPGIIMLFTPGPGLLFIMIALLPFIAISRRFAQLLDRVEVSFWTKLKKLKDKFLKTK; encoded by the coding sequence GTGTTTATTCCAGGTATAATTATGTTATTTACTCCTGGGCCAGGATTATTATTCATAATGATAGCCTTATTGCCATTTATTGCAATTAGTAGAAGATTTGCTCAACTATTAGATAGGGTTGAAGTTTCTTTTTGGACAAAGTTAAAAAAGCTTAAAGATAAGTTCTTGAAAACAAAATAA
- the xerD gene encoding site-specific tyrosine recombinase XerD — protein sequence MSTIVDTFLDNLWLEYGLSQNTISSYRTDLKFLQNYFSKADLISLDFEQLYAFISYRSKNGYSSRSNARMISTLRKFYAWLVRTGQTENNPTAKLTMPKLAKSLPKDMTESDVEALLQAPDLTLDIGIRDRAMLELMYATGLRVSELVGLDVENVDINIGVIQVLGKGSKERIVPMGEYALEFLQKYFTESRLNLAKNFKEKAIFISQHSKRMTRQSFWHRIKNYSLTAGISTQISPHTLRHAFATHLLNHGADLRSVQLLLGHSSVSTTTIYTHISQNRLQEIYQKHHPRG from the coding sequence GTGTCTACAATCGTTGATACTTTTCTTGATAACCTTTGGCTTGAGTACGGTTTAAGCCAAAATACTATTTCATCTTATCGTACAGATCTTAAATTTCTTCAAAATTATTTCTCAAAAGCTGACTTAATTAGTTTAGACTTTGAGCAACTATATGCTTTTATCTCATATCGTTCTAAAAATGGCTATAGTAGCCGTTCTAATGCAAGAATGATATCTACTTTGCGTAAATTTTATGCTTGGCTAGTCAGGACAGGTCAAACCGAAAATAATCCTACTGCTAAGTTAACTATGCCAAAGTTAGCTAAGAGCCTGCCTAAGGATATGACAGAATCAGATGTTGAAGCATTACTACAAGCTCCTGATTTAACTTTAGATATTGGAATTAGAGATAGGGCGATGCTTGAGTTAATGTATGCAACAGGGTTACGCGTTAGTGAACTTGTTGGGCTAGATGTTGAAAATGTTGATATTAATATCGGAGTGATTCAAGTATTAGGTAAAGGTTCTAAAGAGAGAATTGTTCCAATGGGAGAATATGCTTTAGAGTTTTTACAGAAATATTTTACAGAGTCTCGTCTTAATTTGGCTAAAAATTTTAAAGAGAAAGCTATCTTTATTAGTCAGCATTCTAAAAGAATGACACGCCAATCATTTTGGCATCGCATAAAAAACTACTCTCTTACTGCAGGTATAAGCACTCAAATATCGCCGCATACATTACGACATGCTTTTGCGACTCATTTACTTAACCATGGTGCTGATTTGAGGTCTGTACAATTACTTCTTGGTCATAGTAGTGTTTCTACAACCACGATATATACACATATATCACAAAATCGTTTACAAGAGATATATCAAAAGCACCATCCTCGAGGCTAA
- the rplS gene encoding 50S ribosomal protein L19: MKNKFVELVEKSQIRTDLPEFNPGDSITVNLWIREGDKQRIQAFKGFVLRKRNRGLHSAFTVRKMSSGMGVERTFQTHSPLIDSITVEKRADVRRAKLYYMRGLTGKAARIKEKV, translated from the coding sequence ATGAAAAATAAATTTGTTGAACTAGTAGAAAAGTCACAAATCAGAACAGATCTTCCAGAGTTTAATCCTGGTGATTCAATCACAGTTAATCTATGGATTAGAGAAGGTGATAAGCAAAGAATCCAGGCTTTCAAAGGTTTCGTTCTTAGAAAAAGAAACAGAGGTCTTCACTCTGCTTTTACAGTAAGAAAAATGTCTTCAGGTATGGGTGTTGAAAGAACTTTCCAAACTCATTCTCCATTGATCGATAGTATCACTGTAGAGAAGAGAGCAGATGTACGTAGAGCTAAGCTATACTACATGAGAGGTCTTACTGGTAAAGCTGCTAGAATTAAAGAAAAAGTATAA